The Glycine max cultivar Williams 82 chromosome 17, Glycine_max_v4.0, whole genome shotgun sequence genome contains the following window.
AATTCCAAAGACAATCCAATATTCGTGTTAACTAATATTATAACAAAGTAATTTCGTTGTTATCTTCAACTGCCCTTAACAATACAAAATggtgttatatatattatagaagaTTGATATAGCATAGGAGGAAAAGATGATAGAAAACCACTTAAGCTGATTTGGgcatgtaaaaagaaaagaggTCACAATAGTATCTGTTATAAGAGTgaataacatgatttttagtttgaaaaaaagaagagagaccAAAAAAGACATTGGAAAAAATTATCAAGAAAAATCTTagacttaataatatttttaaaattttaatttttaatgtgtcGAATGAGATCGTGTAATTCATGTCACCGACTCAtctaatagaataaaattttattgttattattgtcaTCATCTTCAATGGTCAAGAGATGTGaatgtttctaaaaaaaaagtaggaatatttaagaattaaatatgGTTAGCATACACTTTGTACATCaatataaattgaattaatCCAATTTATCAAAATTCTAATTATTGTAAGTTGTGTGTCAATATAATTCACACCTTATTTATAATatggaaaaatgaaattataatatcaatcaattactgattaatagaaaataaaatattctaataataaatacaatatcaaagaataatatcaaaacatatatatatatatatatatatatatatatatatatatatatatatatatatatgaaaaatgaaaaaaaatatcataaaaaattagatattacaattattttctcaatataaatatatttaaaagtaattattattattattttaaaacatcattattattatgactGTTTTGGGATTGATACCCATCCaaccaattaaaatatcatttttagcACGCCTAACGTGCAGTAATGTAGAAAGGACTATGTTCACCACTTTTCTCTATTACTGCCCCCTCTTCTTTtgttattgcttttttttttctttcttctgaattttcttttgattttgctTTTACAAGTTtccattgttattttttttgaaaaatttaacaaaaaaatcatttttccattgtcttaatttctttatatataaatctAAAGATTTACACAAAATCTACATTGTTGGTGTATGTTAATCTTATGATTTATAATATCTTGATAAATATGaaaactttaatatatttaatgattgTCAGTTagttatctttaattattaaattaaatcatttgattttttaaattaattatttattaaaattattaacagtaatatatttttaatttttttcatgcaataaaacatatcaTAACAGTTTATTTTTTACtagttaaaaaatacatttattagaaaatagaaaaaaataaatgtataatgtaattacaatataaacttatttataaaattattatcttactctttattttatgcattttattgttaaagcattatgcaatattttttttaaagggatgcataatttttctttaacctATATTAAGGGTGAAAATTGTATATCataagcataaaaaaatatagacttTATTATGGGAAACATTTGTagaaaacattattttgttaataaattttagaaatagTTAAAAAGAATCAATACAAATAATGTAACCGATTgcttatctttaattaattgatagttataaaatatgttaaagttatcatatttattaagatattatAAACCATAAGATTAACTTATATTAACAGtataaatttgactaaattttttAGACTTACACATGATGTCAatggatcatatatatatatatatatatatatatatatatatatatatatatatatatatatatatataactcaaaCACGTTACcattatcttaaattttttgacaaaaaaaaattaatacagtaaaaacatgttttgttttactttttttctattcACATTGAAAACTAGtttctattatatatttatacacaatgagatggataagaagataaGAGGCAAAAGAAAAGTGTCTCATGTGAAAGAAGAGAGTGGGATGGGACgggagagaagagaaaagggTTAAATAGACGGGGAAGTGAAGAGAATGGAATGGTAGGGGGAGAGTAGCAGAGGGGGAAAAAAAGGAATAGAAGGGGAGGGGTGTGAGGGAATTGGGTAGAATACGGATTTTAGTTAAAACAAAAAGGTCAGCTGCTTCAGAGATCATGTCAATAACACCacaaataaaactcaactttgaCGATAATGCGCAAAATCACCTCACTATTTTTAGCAATAGTAAATACATCATCCAATTTACAAGGAAAAAAGGAAGGGAAGGTGAAGATCCCCTCTTTACACAAACGAATAACTCTAGAGAAAATTGCGCATGCTTCCCAGTTAACCCAGGAGCAACTAGATAACAAAACTGTACAGTGCACTATACAGGTGGGTTACAGGTATAGGTTTGTTGGGTATATGCTCCATCatgtaaaaacattttattttttttaatactataaaGGTTGATCCTGCTTTCCATTGAAGTCGGGAGAGGATGATGGAGGAGTTCTAGAAGTAGTGGATTGTGGTGGAGCAGTAAGAGCATAAATGAGTCTCGACGATGATGAATTCTCAATGAGACCAGCAATGCCAGCAGCTGCAGATTGAGCATTTGAAGGGAGGAAGAGATCATGCTTCTGGTCTTTGTAAGCACTCCAAACCTGGAACGTAGGAGGGAAAATGATTGTAGAAGGTAAAAACTTAGATATGTATACTTGCAACAGGATGCAGCAAAATGCACAGAGGTGCCAAGAGGTAAAAGCCAAAAACTCGAACAACCATGCCATATTACTACTCTACATGTGTTGAGACTTACATCAGAATTGTTCAATAGTTCTCGCACTTTAGTGCAATGGGCTCCTTCAGTAGCAAAGGCATGCAAGACCTGATTAAGCAGATAAGTAACTAGTcaacaacaaataattaatcatcaacagaaaattgttacaaattaatcaatatcattttttttagaaacaacAACTGCAAGTACTTTCTTTAATGTTAGTCAAATTGtgcaaataaattaatgaaaaagaaataaaatacctgcagaaaaaaatacaaaatccaGACTCAAAGTAAatgcaaaattattattttaaagtgcAAGATGTCAGAATTAAGAAATGggaaatttaaaagtaatagtTGATTCTATGGAAACTCAGATATACAAACAAAATGTGATCTGATTAAAAACCACTGAAACACCAGGTACTGGAGCATAcagaaatacaattttttaaaaattgcagAAAATAGTAAAGAAGAAGATATGGAGGAGAGAGAAACTCAAACTCAAGAGGAAGAATAAAATTGACCGAGATTCCAACCTCAATAGCAAGCACCCTGCCAATAGATGCTTCAGATTCATTCCACTTCATCTGAGAACAAAAGCCATTCCTTCCACCAGCCCTCCAGTcaagaagaccaagaagaactTCAACAAGACCAACTCTGCAttgtttgtaaaatttattttagaattgagagagagagagagagagagagagagagagagggtttgcaattcttaaaaaatatatatataacagaatCCAATGGCATCATGTGATTCTTGTAGCCAACCTCACTTGGTGGGATAAGGTGGTTGTTTGCAGTTATATTTCTGTAAAATTAAGGGGTATTTagtaagttttttaattactgACTCAAATTTCAAACTCTTCACACATCACTACCACGACTGAACTTCAAATCTACAAAAACAAGGGGAAGTTAAAGGACTCAAACCAggtttttatataaacaaaaaaaaaggccttataattgaaattgatttgATGAGTTTTCTCTTTCACTTGCATCTTGTGTAAGTTTTATGCAGCTAATGCAAAGTTATATCATGAACttggatctccaagtcaaaaaATATTGAATCAGTTAAAAGCGcatcaattttcaattatacAAGGTACTCACTTAAGTCCCTGTGCAACAAGAGCATCCCTGGCTCGGTTTCCGGCAACCACAACACGTTTTAGAGTCTCAAGAGCTAAAATGCTTCCACCTTGCCACCCTATGGCTTTCATTAGCAGCGGAACAACCTGGAAGAAGaaatttaaacaacaaaataaaatttttgtttggtCAAAGACAGTTAAAAATTAGGTCAATGCAAGTTATATATACAGATAATGGAAGTAGAGCAACAAAAGCATACTAACAATATCAAAAAGAAATTAGAACCCTCCCTAAAGCATGAGGCTATCAGAACATGTAAACTTTTAAATCTTTCTTTTTACATACTCATCAGCTAAGTCACTCAATATCAACTGCAGCTGAATGGTATGTCCTCCCACAATCAATATTTAGCCTTTATCACCAACAGAAGCATATCTAAACTCTCCACCCCACCCtaggaaataaataataaataaatgacagCTGTCATCGAACCAAAGATTCTCCAAAATAGCATGATTTTCCCTACAATTGCAAGTCTTAACATTTTCCGTTGAGACTTATATATTCTgaagtaaaaaataagtttaaaactaGGATTAGCAGCTAAGAAACTGTTGAAAAAAAGTCAAAAGTTGCTTCTAGATCAGGTGAACCAGGATCACACACTTAATGGAATTTGGAGATGAACAATACAGGATCCAGAGAGATTTGAGGGAAACAAGTATTAGAGAGAGATGATCCCTGAGAAAAACAGAATATTCTCATGACAGACAAGCAAGTGTCGTATGATATgttttcacatttatttttctttctttgcaaTAAGAGGTAAGGATTTTGTTCAAAATATTATGGTATAAAGCAGGTAGACAAAAGACCATTTTCAGCAGGCTCCAAACCAAAAAAGGAGCCACGATAACAGTTTAATTAAAAGCAGAACATTGCATAACTGGCATAAAGCAttgtaaaattgtaaattaatagATACTTATAGAACATGTCTTGTCAGCTACCTGAGGTGTTCCAACACTGGTTGCTGCCATGGCCTCCGCACAGGTGGTACTAGCTGCAAGTTGATGCAAGACACGCAAACAACTCAGGCGCACACGTTCTTGAGGAGTTTGTGTGTTCTCTGCTGATTCCTTATCTGGGTCATATGTTTGTTCTGCATGTCTCCCATTGTTTACCTCACCTGATGACATTGTTTCTCGCCTTCCCTCAAATGCAACAGCAGCAACTAGTTTTGGTACATATCCAAGATATCCAACATGATCTGCTAGTGCAGGATGCACACGCAGTAAGGAAACCAGTGCAGCCGACAGGAGCAAAGGAAGCTCTGGATCAATAACCTGCACCTCATAATGGGTGGCAGCAATGGACGACAAATACTGATCTAGTAGACCTTCCAAGAACCTTTTAGGGTTTCTAAGAGGGAATTTGGGATCTTTCAGAAACAGCCTAACATAGATGCCACCAACCTGCATCCACACAAAAGTTGAAATCCATTTatgagaaaatatattattctatacataattttataaaaaaaaatcacatatatcTGGTGAATACCTGTGGCTCATCTCTCATTTCCTGCTGTCCAGATGCCTGCTCAGGCACATCCCAATCAACAACACGCCCTTTCATCTGCTCACGGTATAGCTCTGATGCCATAGTGGAAATTTGTGCAGATAAGGAAGTCGCCATCGCTGGCGTCCATACAAGTTCTGGTGTCTCTGTAGTCTGCTCAAGGGCAACTACAACTGCTTCACCAGGTCCATCCCTGATTACTGATACAAGGCCATCAGGGAGAAACCTTGCAAGTGTGATAGAAACTCTTGGTCCGTGCATTGGTTGGCTAACAAGCTTCCCCAACAAGGAGGCCGCCATAGCTCTTTGCTGGAGTGGAATTTCTTCTGCATGGAATTATGATTTTTATCAATATGTATAAATCTGCAAACCGATTCTAAAAATGAGAATAATAAATGACCAACTAAGATGTACAAGTCTTCTACCCTTCAAAGGCAAGAGCAATTCAAGAATGTAGACAACACCCCCATGTTTGGCAGCAGCCCAGGCTAGCTCTGGTGTGCTTGCCAATGCGTAGAGAACATGGAGAGACCCTTCACGACAACTTGGGGATGAGTGAAGCATTTGTAATAAAAGCAGAAGACTAGATCCATCTGCAACCATGGCTTGCAAACAAGGAGCATGTGCTGTTAAGAGTGATAACACTCCTAGGCAAAGTTGAGGAATGTTACTGAGTGATGCTTCGGGCACAGAAAAGCATTCAAAAAGAGGCAGTAACTTGtctttattagaaaatatggaTGCCAAATTGGGATTATTAGTCAGAAGGTTCTgcagaaaataaagaagaatagTCAGACATGCTGAATAAAAGTAGTTCACTACATAATAAGGCAGTTATGAATTAACCTGAAGGGAGGTCAATGCAGAACGGAGATTTTTAATCAGCTCAAGCTCTTCCTTCCCTAAAGATTGTTCTTCAGACATTGTGCCAGAATTTTCCAGAACCTGCTGCTCATTGACAGATCCATCAACAGCCTCACTTGTATGCTCAAAAGTCTCAAAGAAACTAGAGGTGCCTTCAACCTTATGACCGGCATCTTCAACACATTGATTGTGTACAAGATAAGATATAAAATCAATCAGAGCAAGGCAAAAAGTTTCTGGTTCACTAATTTCAAAGTCTGGTTGATCATTGTAGACTCTCAAGTAAACATTTCCAATGAATAATTCTCTGGATAGTGCTTTATAGACAAAGTCATGTGAATCCTTAATATCATATGAACCATCAGGACCTTGAGCTGCACGTTGCTGGTCCACAAATTTCAGCAACTCTGCTCGTGTTGAAGAGTTCCAGATAATCTGCACAGTATTCAAAAGATAGtataaacatcaacatcaacatgcaaatacaaataagaaaaggcttaattttattttcttaaaagttgAAACATAAATATTCTAAAGCAAAAAATGGTTAACTATTGCAGGAATTCATGGATTATCTCATTGAACACTACAGGTAGTCAGTAGATAGAACCTATTAAATGACCAGGAAGACTAGTGACTaaaagaaacaacaaataaCTATACCAACTAATTTGTACGACTATATCAACAATACAATAGTCTGGTATATTTTCCTTTTGTGCCTTTTCTTCTTTAGGGGGAAGGAGAGTGCCATTTACACCGGTGTAAGTATTTTAGAAACATTAGGTtacatattttgaattttaattgctGTGTCAACTAGCAAGAAGCATAGTAGCAGGCTCAAAATGAGTTGAAGGCTCTAATAAATTTGTTCAATCAGTTTTAACATAAAAAGTTCAGTTCTACTTTCCCAGTTGCCAGAGGACCTATCTCCTTTTTGCCTATGTTGTAGATCTCTTCAGCCTattcttttctcttcaaaaaaatttcagCTCTTCAGAGTTCAGATTTTATCTGACGTTCTTTTTCCCAAAATATTTAGGTTTTTCTTTATTCAACTCAAAATCTGCCAATCTTTTCCTTCCAAAATTTCTTCAGCTTAACAGTATTCTAAGTTCTTTCCTATAAAATGTGTAGCTTTTTATCATCGGCCAAACCAACAGTTCCTTTATCTCAGCATGCCGATTTTATTAACAATAACATCATTAACTTATCATCAATTTATTCTTACATCCTAAACAATAATCTTTTCTGACTGATTCAAAAATGGGCACAGACTAAAACCTAGCTACTAATGACTATGCATATAGTTTCTTGTCCAACATATTTGTCTTGTCACTTAAACTATGTTCCAATAACTGTGCAATCAGAGACATTAATAAAAACCTTTACAGAGTAAAACATTCATTTTTATTCCAATGGTAGTCccacaaacaagaaaacaagtgCCCTTATCAAAACAATTCATCCTTACACAGGGTTAAGGATGATGAGAAAAAATACCTCTGGTGACTCCAGGTTTGCATTTAATTTGGACAGTAAATCTTTGGACATTTGATCTTTTAACATGCTAGAGAGCTTGGGAGTTAGCAAAACTCTGACGGCATCAGCAGCTGCCTGATTGTAAGGGGTTGCACTCTCATCTCCACACAAACCACTGAGCCTTGACAAAGCGTGTGATGCTTTTATGGCATGCATGTTTTTGGCAATTTGAACACTAGCACCGACACCATGAGATTCTGTTGCATCAGATTCTTCTGCAGTTGAGTCATACTGAAGCAGCAGAGGCAAAAGGTACCTATTATGGACCATATTAAATAGATAAGTCCAAAAATATTTACAAGTAAAACTAAATaggataaaaatattctttatgtACCATAAATAATTATGGTCAACATATAAAAGTTAGAGCTCATTAGCTAACCAACAACTGAAAAAGTAATACTTCATTACCAGGATTAACTGAGATGCCTAGAGGAGtaaagtataaattataatactaGGTGAGAATCAGATGGTATTATTATGTAAATTCCGTTTATGCCAACTAGATAATGTGTAAGGTTAATGTGTTGAAGTTAAGGTTAAATTGTTCGGGTACTACCCGAGTTTGATCCTTGGCGGAAGCAATTCTTGATCAGGCTTTACTTACCTCCTGACCGAACTTTGAATTAGTCAAGGTCCCTTTCCCTTGATGAACTGGAgggttaagacaaaaaaaatgtaaatttcttTCTTATGCCTACTAGATAAAAGGTAGAGCTTGTACTATATTTGGTCAACTTTCACATAATGCTCAGTGCAGCACATTTAATGAGGTATTgaatcaaacacaaacaaaattcaGGTTCCAAAAGGAACGCTTGTTTCAAAGTATCATGTTATATTCCCAAGAATATTATGACTAGGAATATTATTCctgaatatatttaaaatgtgcTTGGTTACATTTTAGACGATAACTTCCCTTACCACATGCGAATAAAATTGTAGGAAAGTATGGTAAAAATGGAAGTTACAACTTTCCCAGGAATCAACAGTACCCGGGAAGAATTTTTAAAAGCTTGTACATTCCCATGTTTACATCCCCAGGAATCAACTTTTAATCCGTGAAACAAATGCACTCATAAAGATTATCACAGATGGGAATAGCTCCCCAATTGAAGGGAAGCTAGTGTTTGAGGAGGAAACTCTATGTATGTCTTCTGTATTTGATGATATCAGTTTCATGCATTCAGGAGAAGAGTGTTGCCCTCAATGCCTCAGCTGGTAACCCTGTTACTGGTAACAATTCTTTgagtaaggaaaaaaattaattttggctAATCATTTACAGGGAGTATTTGTCttaatcctttttttctttcccttgtTAGTTGTTCCCACATCATTGTCCCATCATTCTTTGCCTAGCTCAGTTTCAAACTTGGATCCTGTTCATTCTATTACAGGGATCAACATGCGATACAAGATTTAGCCATTTAGGTGATGGTGTCCTACTTTAGAAGGAGACTGGAAGAGTGAGTCAGGAATGTCTCTGGAGATGtcagaattaaaaaagaaaatcttcaAGATTGATAGAAGGCATTCAGTTGTAAACAAAAGTTGCAATAAGATAAGGATGGCAACACATTCAAAGATCTCTCATAAGGTGATCCTAAGGAGGAAGAGGAATAGTTTAAGAGAATTGGAAAATAGAAACAGGATATCTAAACTGGGGAGAACTAGTCAAGACCATTTTGAGAACAAGAGTTGGAATGCACTTATAACAGTAAACCCATGTAACAAGCTGTACTTAAATACGTAACTGTAGAAGCTACTTATCCTATTTAATCGCTAGACTCACCCTCCTACAAACTTgaaatagatataaaataatttacccTAAAACAATAATTGAAGAGGCATACCATAAAACACCAGCCTTCAATAAAGCATCTTGCAATTCAGAGGAAATAGAAACATTGGCAATAGTCTGTAAAGCAGCATTAACAGCTGCAGGTACAAGCTCAAATTCAGTACAGTGCACAATGTCCTCAACTAGTCCGGAAAACTCAAGTATCTCAGCTCTGGCAGCCTCAAACTGACTAAGAACTGAAAATGTTCGCATGATGTTTGTAACAATGATGGCAGATGGTTCATTTCCAGGAGTAGTTGGCTGAACAACACCCATGCAACGGGAAAGAAGAGTTGCAAGAAGATGTACTCCTCCATCCCTTACCAGCTCTTCACCATTCAATGAAGAAGATGCACATCTAACCATATGAAAATTCAATTAAGGATCAAAAGTTACCACAAAATGTTGCAACAAGGACATGAAAGAACATGAAACTTATTTGCATAATCCTAAGAAAGAACTTGAAACTCTTACGTCAGCCAGACAAGCTCTGATGCAGCAACAAGGAGAAGTGCTCTAtctgaagaaagaaaattgttgTCATCCTTGTCCACAGTAACAGCACTCAGCAACATGGGATAGCCGGCATATTTGAATGGCTCCAATACATCTCCATGTCTTCTGTATAAAATACATTGTCCCTTCAATAAAAGTAGCAATCTCCAAGGCTGGGGACCTTGCAACCCTTGCATGGTAGCCTATGTTTTggtcacaaaaaatataatcgAACAAATTATAAAAGGCATATGTATTCTTGCttgcaaatgaaaaaaaaaaaaaaaaactttagtagAACAATTCATTGTAATGGAGGATATAAACACACacaaagaaatcaaaatgaaaatcaatGAGCATTATGATTTTGATGGCCCATTTTTGTGCTAGTATACAACCATTGTAAGCTTGCATGCATGTATTCTGCAGTGGTGGTTCATTAGAAGATTAAAACATAtaagctaaaaaataaaattgtataaatgTGCAACTTTTTCCCCTATGAGGCTTTTAAGTCAATAGCATACCGAAGAAAAATTACAACTAGATTTCAGATTTGTATGCACAAGATACTTGATTCATAAATTAATTGCCCAAGAGTTAAGACAACACAAGTCTCCACAATTTTTAAGCTGAGATACTAAGACAATATAAGTATGAGAACCGTTATGTAGAAAACTAGAAATAATCATGCCATCTTAGTGACATTTACTGAAACATGATTCGAAAGAAGCCTGTGTATGACATGGAAACTTATGTTTACCTGGAGGCGTTCATAGGCCTTCTGTATAGCAAGAAACTTCTCCCTCCCTTCTGGATTTTTGTCAGGATGATATTTCATAGCAAGTTTCCGATATTGTCgctttaatttttcttcatcAATGTTCTCAATCTGCTTCGATAAGCTAGATGCTTCATCCATAACTTCCAgagaatttcttttatttacacCATCACTAGACACATCCTCAAAGGATACTTCAAGGATCTTGCAAGCTTCTTCTTCAGAAAGATCCATAGGCTTTCTAGTTAACTCTTCACGCCACATTACAAGTAGTGACTGAAGAAACTCTACATGTTCAACAATTGGCCAATTTGGAAAACGAATATCATCACATAGGTTCCTGAGGTAATAACGGTGACACCACATTTCATCTCTCAGCTCTGGGTATGTCACTGGAGGCATGGGGGCGTAGTCATATAAAACATGGCAATGCTGTGACAGTTTCTGCGGAAAATCACCAAGATGCTGCAAAACCTGATAAAAAGCGAAGGAGAATGGATTCAATTATACTATGTAAATATCATATTAGTAACCCAGTGaatgtaatattataaaaattgaggaaaaataaaactcatCAGGGTGGCTAAGTTTAGATTACCTGACGAATTAGATTTTCTGCCCTCATTTTGTGAGTCCATATTATCTCTGGCGTGTCAGAATCAGAAACCATTGCTGCAGCAAATGCTGCTGGACCACTACGTTCTAGTACGTACAACAAAGATTCAGGGAGAAGTCCACCAAGAACACTACGTTTTGCCAAAGGCAATGAAGTTGAAACTGCAGCCTCTTCCCCACCATGAAATGCTTGATGGACATGGGTGACAGAAAAGAGTTGCCCAATTGAAAGTAGATTAGACCCAGGATATGCCAGTGCAAAATAAAATGCACCAGTGCTGTATAGACGGACCATAGCTTTGGGATTCCGTGTAACAATAGCCTTAAGCAATGCAGCAGCTGCCTCAACAATACTTGGTTCCCCAGAAAGAAAGGCCTGTCCGCACCCccagaaaaacaaaatgaaatggaaaaaaggaaatcaaaatattataatatttaatttgtttagaaGTTGGAAGAGT
Protein-coding sequences here:
- the LOC100788219 gene encoding dnaJ homolog subfamily C GRV2 isoform X1; translation: MENAANASAAVISGPPPLEEPEYLARYMVVKHSWRGRYKRILCISSVTVLTLDPSTLSVTNSYDVATDFEGASPVLGRDENSNEFNLSVRTDGRGKFKATKFSSRYRASILTELHRIRWNRLVPVAEFPVLHLRRRAAQWVPFKLKVTYVGVELLDTKSGDLRWCLDFRDMDSPAIILLSDAFGKTNVDHGSGFVLCPLYGRKSKAFQAASGCTISAIISNLTKTAKSTVGLSLSVESSQTLSISEYIKQRAKEAVGAEDTPMGGWSVTRLRSAAHGTLNVPGLSLGVGPKGGLGEHGDSVSRQLILTKVSLVERRPENYEAVTVRPLSSVSALVRFAEEPQMFAIEFSDGCPIHVYASTSRDSLLAAVRDALQTEGQCAIPVLPRLTMPGHRIDPPCGRVFLQYGQQKPVTDAESASMHLKHLAAAAKDAVAEGGSVPGSRAKLWRRIREFNACIPYGGVPTNVEVPEVTLMALITMLPAAPNLPPESPPLPPPSPKAAATVMGFIACLRRLLASRSAASHVMSFPAAVGRIMGLLRNGSEGVASEAAGLVAALIGGGPGDANVTDSKGEWHATIMHTKSVLFANHNYIIILVNRLKPTSVSPLLSMTVVEVLEAMICDPHGETTQYTVFVELLRQVAGLKRRLFALFGHPAESVRETVAMIMRSIAEEDAIAAESMRDASLRDGALLRHLLHAFFLPSGERREVSRQLVALWADSYQPALELLSRILPPGLVAYLHTRADGVLAEDTNQEESSIGKRKRRLLQHRKGRIGRGLTSQEQPFPSANNFDASDSARQTVGAIVRGSDSYHKTVMDPGSGQASNIQSSVVHTSENLNNGSSTGEVQNGHSTFVDSAIAVSTNSNEAPGSEFSNSVDPDSNAVGLQNAGIPAPAQVVVENTPVGSGRLLCNWPEFWRAFDLDHNRADLIWNERTRQELRESLQAEVHKLDVEKERTEDIVPGGATLDMVSGVESVPQISWNYPEFSVRYPSLSKEVCVGQYYLRLLLESGSGGRAQDFPLRDPVAFFRALYHRFLCDADTGLTVDGAVPDELGASDDWCDMGRLDGFGGGGGSSVRELCARAMAIVYEQHYMTIGPFEGTAHITVLLDRTDDSALRHRLLLLLKALMKVLSNVEACVLVGGCVLAVDLLTAVHETSERTSIPLQSNLIAASAFMEPLKEWLYIDKDGAQVGPMEKDAIRRLWSKKAIDWTTRFWASGMLDWKKLRDIRELRWALALRVPVLTPPQVGDTALSILHSMVSARSDLDDAGEIVTPTPRVKRILSSPRCLPHIAQAFLSGEPSIVEAAAALLKAIVTRNPKAMVRLYSTGAFYFALAYPGSNLLSIGQLFSVTHVHQAFHGGEEAAVSTSLPLAKRSVLGGLLPESLLYVLERSGPAAFAAAMVSDSDTPEIIWTHKMRAENLIRQVLQHLGDFPQKLSQHCHVLYDYAPMPPVTYPELRDEMWCHRYYLRNLCDDIRFPNWPIVEHVEFLQSLLVMWREELTRKPMDLSEEEACKILEVSFEDVSSDGVNKRNSLEVMDEASSLSKQIENIDEEKLKRQYRKLAMKYHPDKNPEGREKFLAIQKAYERLQATMQGLQGPQPWRLLLLLKGQCILYRRHGDVLEPFKYAGYPMLLSAVTVDKDDNNFLSSDRALLLVAASELVWLTCASSSLNGEELVRDGGVHLLATLLSRCMGVVQPTTPGNEPSAIIVTNIMRTFSVLSQFEAARAEILEFSGLVEDIVHCTEFELVPAAVNAALQTIANVSISSELQDALLKAGVLWYLLPLLLQYDSTAEESDATESHGVGASVQIAKNMHAIKASHALSRLSGLCGDESATPYNQAAADAVRVLLTPKLSSMLKDQMSKDLLSKLNANLESPEIIWNSSTRAELLKFVDQQRAAQGPDGSYDIKDSHDFVYKALSRELFIGNVYLRVYNDQPDFEISEPETFCLALIDFISYLVHNQCVEDAGHKVEGTSSFFETFEHTSEAVDGSVNEQQVLENSGTMSEEQSLGKEELELIKNLRSALTSLQNLLTNNPNLASIFSNKDKLLPLFECFSVPEASLSNIPQLCLGVLSLLTAHAPCLQAMVADGSSLLLLLQMLHSSPSCREGSLHVLYALASTPELAWAAAKHGGVVYILELLLPLKEEIPLQQRAMAASLLGKLVSQPMHGPRVSITLARFLPDGLVSVIRDGPGEAVVVALEQTTETPELVWTPAMATSLSAQISTMASELYREQMKGRVVDWDVPEQASGQQEMRDEPQVGGIYVRLFLKDPKFPLRNPKRFLEGLLDQYLSSIAATHYEVQVIDPELPLLLSAALVSLLRVHPALADHVGYLGYVPKLVAAVAFEGRRETMSSGEVNNGRHAEQTYDPDKESAENTQTPQERVRLSCLRVLHQLAASTTCAEAMAATSVGTPQVVPLLMKAIGWQGGSILALETLKRVVVAGNRARDALVAQGLKVGLVEVLLGLLDWRAGGRNGFCSQMKWNESEASIGRVLAIEVLHAFATEGAHCTKVRELLNNSDVWSAYKDQKHDLFLPSNAQSAAAGIAGLIENSSSSRLIYALTAPPQSTTSRTPPSSSPDFNGKQDQPL